Genomic window (Musa acuminata AAA Group cultivar baxijiao chromosome BXJ1-9, Cavendish_Baxijiao_AAA, whole genome shotgun sequence):
ACCAAGTAAAATAGTATCATGTAGCCAGTGGGCATTCAATTGGGTAGGCCAAATGATAGCTTCTTTGCTTTTGCAGTATTCTGAATCCTGCTTCTGCAATGTGTCTAGTTTTCCAGAGAGACTGGTGGGCTACAGTCACTGCCAGTTAAATCTGTTAACTGATATATTTGTGCTAGTATTGGTCCAACAATATAAAAAAACCTTATTGCATCCTTTCTATTCAGATTGTCTATTTAAAGTAGTAACAGTGTTCAGTAAAATCCTTTCTTTAAACTAGGAACATATTTAACTTGtcttttaaatttcattttgCAGTATTGTTGGAAATCCTTTAATCTGTGCTACTGGTTCAGAGAAAGAGTGCTTCGGGACAATGCCCATGCCGATTTCCTACAACTTGAACAATTCAGAGACAGAGAGTACTTACATTATCCAAGATATTATCTAGTcgatatataattttcattttgatgcttcAGAGAATATTCTAACATGAATCTAACATAAGCTGTATCGTGCACCTGTTTTATATCTCTTGTGTGCCTGCGAATCAGTACACAAGGTGATAATTGACTTTTCTTATTGTCGATGTGTAATTAACATGTAAGATAATGGTAAgaattatattttaattgaagAAAATTAATTCTCGAGCCTTGGTAATATGGTCACAACTAATTCTTTTACATTCATTTTACAATTCCATCTGCACATGCACAAAATCCTTTTCTTATCTACCAATTTTATGCTATTTGCTAGATCTTAGACATCAAAATTTTTTCTATCTTGACTAATATTCTGAAAATATTTTGGACTTTTGACTAAAATGATGGGTCTGCATTTTCTTCCACATCATTGTTATCACAAGTCCCTTGATCAAGTTCCTTTATCTGTTCTTCAGTGTCGGATGCCTAGTGCTTGTGGATGCTATAGTTTTTGTTTCATGTAAGTTACAGAACTGGCTTGTGTCTTTCAATTCTGACTTCCATCCATTTATCATGAAGGCACTGCAACCCAAGGAAAACCAAGAAATCATAAAGTTGCTTTAGCACTTGGTTCCAGCTTTGGATTAGTCTGTTCAATAGTTTTTGTCATTGGGTTGCTTCTCTGGTGGAGGCAAAGACATAACCAACAAATCCTATTCGAAGTTGATGGTGAGTAAACGGCACAAGAATGCATTAGCATCGTCAATCTTGCTACCCTTTCTCACTTATGAGACACATCCTTCTATAAATCATTTATCGACATATGTTCACAAATTAATCATCTTTTTGATAAATTCAGAGCAACACGACGAGGAAGTTTGCCTTGGAAATTTGAAGAAGTTTCAGTTTCGCGAGCTTCAGATCGCAACAGATAACTTCAGCAGCAAGAACATACTAGGCAAAGGCGGCTTTGGAATTGTTTATAAAGGTCATCTAAAAGATGGGACTCTGGTAGCTGTCAAAAGGCTCAAGGATGGGAGTGCCGTGGGTGGTGAGATCCAGTTTCAGACTGAAGTTGAGATGATAAGCTTGGCTGTGCATCGAAACCTCCTCAGACTGCACGGATTCTGTATGACTGCCTCGGAGAGATTACTCGTATATCCATATATGTCAAATGGAAGTGTTGCTTCCCGACTAAAAGGTGACTACCTGATCCTGGCTTCTTAATGAAATTATTGGATTTACTCAAATTTCCAACATCATTAATTTTTCGAGTCACTAATATGTCCTTTTTTAGAAGAGACATGTCCTCTAAGTTTTCAAAATATGGAAACTTGATATGAATGAAAAATTGATTTAGTGGCTCAAAAGTAGCCAAATACATACTGTTACGATCATTTATCCATTTCTTGTTTTCCTTAGGAAAACCACCATTGGATTGGATTACGAGAAAAAGGATCGCAGTGGGAGCTGCAAGAGGTCTACTCTACCTTCACGAGCAGTGTGATCCGAAGATAATTCACAGAGACGTAAAGGCCGCCAATATTTTGCTAGATGATTACTGTGAGGCCATAGTTGGAGATTTTGGGCTGGCAAAGCTTATGGATCACAGGGATTCGCATGTAACTACAGCTGTGCGAGGCACCGTCGGACACATTGCACCCGAGTATCTCTCTACAGGCCAGTCTTCCGAAAAAACTGATGTTTTTGGATTTGGAATTCTCCTCCTCGAACTTATTACCGGTCGGACAGCTTTAGAATTTGGGAAGTCGGTGAATGAGAAAGGCACCATGCTTGACTGGGTAAGAATGACATTAGACTCACAAATTGAAGCCATTTTATGTGCCTTTACTATTTGTCTACTTGATCATTCAGGTAAAGAAGATCCATCAAGAGAAGAAGCTTGACGTGCTCATGgacaagaacttgaagaacatttACGATAGGATCGAGCTCGAGGAGATGGTACAAGTAGCACTCCTGTGCACACAGTTTCTTCCCGGCCACCGGCCCAAAATGTCAGAGGTTGTGCGAATGCTCGAAGGCGATGGACTTGTGGAGAGATGGGAAGCCTCTCAGAGAGTCGACTCCCAAAATTTCAAGGTGCCTGAGTTTGCCTTTTCGGAAAGGTGCTACTCGAACCTGACGGATGACTCGTCGTTACTTGTCCAAGCAGTTGAGCTCTCTGGGCCAAGGTAAGAGTTCATAACACTACAGAATCAACAGCATGGAAAAAAGCACTGGAATTATCTGTGATCAATGATTACAAGATAGGAGGTAAAATGCAATTACCATCTTTCCTGTATTTGCTCTTATCATGAGAGCCTTTCCAGACTACGCCATGGACATTGCacaaagatagcaagttcttgagTTGAACCTCCATGGATCAAACACAAAAGTAGTTCTTTGACATCGGTATGACTGCGAGTTTTGTTGTATATAGGTCTGAAGGACTCAAAGTAAAGGATGTCATGATTCAACGCCATGGATCTTGTGCTTCTTTCCacctcttttcttctctctcaagAATTCGGCATGTTTAATGTCGTCCATCACACTCCTGAAGGCAGCACATTTCCAAGCTTTGAACTGCGACATGGATTTCTTGGTGTCAGAAGAACTCGTTGATGTAGATTTTGATCGTCATTTTGACATAGCAAATTGAGTCGATCTAATCCATTTCTTAAGAAAAATCACACTAATGTCCCCCGGCTTACGAGTTTGATCTTAAACAAAAGAGATTATGGATTTATTTGATTAGGGTTCTTCCGATGCTTTGTCAATGTGACGGTAAGACTGGCGTTGACTAGATTTGATGTCAACGTGGCGGTCAGACACTTTTAAAGATTGACGTTGACAAAGATCGATTACTATTAATGTCTAAAAGATCAGCCGTTAATGTCTTCGGATCTGCTAACATGCAGTACTTCTGTTCACCCGTTTAAGTCCCACCGGGCTGACCAACCTGAGTGTGGTAACCGGAGACGAATGATGGGCCCCATGTGCCACGCATGCCGTGATAATACACTCggcaattatgatttttttttaattttaaatgatgaattttattttaaacttaattttaattaaaaataagaaaaccgaaacaattttctcattattaGTAGAATTTGACTTCTGTAGATCTTCAAACATGAGAATTTGACTCCTATAGATCTTCATACATGAGGAAATAAATCATTGACGTTGTTCATCTGCGTCGAATGTTTATGTTGCCTCAGACAAACCGTATGActtcatgtgtatatatatgtatatatttagcgAAGCTGTAGAGAAGTAGGTGAGCTCAGGCGTTCGCAAATCTGCAGTTCTTCCTCACCTCTCCACCTGCAGGGTTGGTGATGTTCCCCATCCTGACCATGGAGTCCGAGAAATCCTTGAAGAAGGAGATCGACTCTGCCCAGTACTTCTCCACGATGTGGGAGGTTTCGAACCCTAGGAGGCTGGAATACATCTCCTGGTCCGAGTTCAGAAGCCCGGTTCCCTGTATCAGGGTCTCGAAGAAGGCGTTGTCGAACACGGTGGGCGAGGTGTAGTCCATGGGGGAGACGTTGTCATCTCCTCCGTCCGTAGGGCACGTCTCTTTGAGCTTGCTGAGGTACACCTGCGCCGACGCTTCACTCTTCGACGTCAGCTGGAAGTCCCCGTAGATCCTGTCGCGGAAGTTCACACATCTCGACATGCCAATGGTGTGGGAACCTGAGATCAGAGTTAGATGCTCGTGGGATAAGAATGGATGGCCGTAAGGAATCAGAGTGATCCATGATCTTACCTACGAGGGCTACCATGTCAGTGGGCGAGAGTCCTTTGGCTGAGAACTTGGTGATCAAGGTGGCGAGCCCTTGCTGCGGAGTTGGGATGTCTGAGTTCGCTTGATCCAGGCTTGCAGTCTTGGAATCCAGCCTTCCCACTGGAACGTCCCAGTACGGCCCTCCAACCTGCTCATCTCAAAGGATGAAATGCTCGAATCCATGTCTTCCAAGGATGACGACAAGTTTGTGGTTTGAAGGATACCAGAAT
Coding sequences:
- the LOC135593111 gene encoding protein NSP-INTERACTING KINASE 1-like isoform X1, yielding MGSFFLEAGDSASAKRREYGLLVLVFLWTWSPAAAVLSPKGVNYEVQALMGVKASLKDPHSVLENWDQDSVDPCSWTMVTCSPENLVIGLGSPSQNLSGTLSPSIGNLTNLEIILLQNNNISGPIPQEIGRLSKLRTLDLSSNYFTGDIPTSITHLSSLQYLRLNNNSLSGEFPVSLTNLTQLALLDLSYNNLSGPVPSFPARTFNILNPASAMCLVFQRDCIVGNPLICATGSEKECFGTMPMPISYNLNNSETESTATQGKPRNHKVALALGSSFGLVCSIVFVIGLLLWWRQRHNQQILFEVDEQHDEEVCLGNLKKFQFRELQIATDNFSSKNILGKGGFGIVYKGHLKDGTLVAVKRLKDGSAVGGEIQFQTEVEMISLAVHRNLLRLHGFCMTASERLLVYPYMSNGSVASRLKGKPPLDWITRKRIAVGAARGLLYLHEQCDPKIIHRDVKAANILLDDYCEAIVGDFGLAKLMDHRDSHVTTAVRGTVGHIAPEYLSTGQSSEKTDVFGFGILLLELITGRTALEFGKSVNEKGTMLDWVKKIHQEKKLDVLMDKNLKNIYDRIELEEMVQVALLCTQFLPGHRPKMSEVVRMLEGDGLVERWEASQRVDSQNFKVPEFAFSERCYSNLTDDSSLLVQAVELSGPR
- the LOC135593111 gene encoding protein NSP-INTERACTING KINASE 1-like isoform X2; protein product: MGSFFLEAGDSASAKRREYGLLVLVFLWTWSPAAAVLSPKGVNYEVQALMGVKASLKDPHSVLENWDQDSVDPCSWTMVTCSPENLVIGLGSPSQNLSGTLSPSIGNLTNLEIILLQNNNISGPIPQEIGRLSKLRTLDLSSNYFTGDIPTSITHLSSLQYLRLNNNSLSGEFPVSLTNLTQLALLDLSYNNLSGPVPSFPARTFNIVGNPLICATGSEKECFGTMPMPISYNLNNSETESTATQGKPRNHKVALALGSSFGLVCSIVFVIGLLLWWRQRHNQQILFEVDEQHDEEVCLGNLKKFQFRELQIATDNFSSKNILGKGGFGIVYKGHLKDGTLVAVKRLKDGSAVGGEIQFQTEVEMISLAVHRNLLRLHGFCMTASERLLVYPYMSNGSVASRLKGKPPLDWITRKRIAVGAARGLLYLHEQCDPKIIHRDVKAANILLDDYCEAIVGDFGLAKLMDHRDSHVTTAVRGTVGHIAPEYLSTGQSSEKTDVFGFGILLLELITGRTALEFGKSVNEKGTMLDWVKKIHQEKKLDVLMDKNLKNIYDRIELEEMVQVALLCTQFLPGHRPKMSEVVRMLEGDGLVERWEASQRVDSQNFKVPEFAFSERCYSNLTDDSSLLVQAVELSGPR
- the LOC103997944 gene encoding peroxidase 11: MAKGVGCSTPLQLVMALVLATAAITSLAQDPSQLSLGYYSKTCPTAEQIVRTEMECAVKANPRNAAFIIRLHFHDCFVQGCDGSVLLDDTATLIGEKQADQNVNSLQGFELVDKIKEKLEAECPGVVSCADLLAVAARDATILVGGPYWDVPVGRLDSKTASLDQANSDIPTPQQGLATLITKFSAKGLSPTDMVALVGSHTIGMSRCVNFRDRIYGDFQLTSKSEASAQVYLSKLKETCPTDGGDDNVSPMDYTSPTVFDNAFFETLIQGTGLLNSDQEMYSSLLGFETSHIVEKYWAESISFFKDFSDSMVRMGNITNPAGGEVRKNCRFANA